The Schistocerca serialis cubense isolate TAMUIC-IGC-003099 chromosome 10, iqSchSeri2.2, whole genome shotgun sequence genome includes a region encoding these proteins:
- the LOC126424922 gene encoding uncharacterized protein LOC126424922 isoform X2: MIKLVLVVNAAGKVRLSKFYDPRPAEPQSQQRLTRGLHSRLAARQKHNCSFFDVSDLLGPDSTAVYRRYADLFVVFVADGAESPLATVDLIQEFVDAVDRCFGLACELDFVYHADQVHHILNEVLQGGLVLTVNSAEIASHALEQQAAEDRQTRPLRAAAAQVLSSIQEFHVFHST; encoded by the coding sequence ATGATCAAGCTGGTGCTGGTGGTGAACGCGGCCGGGAAGGTGCGGCTGAGCAAGTTCTACGACCCGCGGCCGGCCGAGCCCCAGTCGCAGCAGCGGCTCACCCGCGGCCTGCACTCGCGCCTCGCCGCGCGCCAGAAGCACAACTGCAGCTTCTTCGACGTCAGCGACCTCTTGGGCCCCGACTCCACGGCCGTCTACCGCCGCTACGCAGACCTGTTCGTCGTCTTCGTGGCCGACGGCGCCGAGTCGCCGCTCGCCACGGTGGACCTCATCCAAGAGTTCGTGGACGCCGTCGACCGCTGCTTCGGCCTGGCGTGTGAGCTGGACTTCGTGTACCACGCGGACCAGGTGCACCACATCCTGAACGAGGTGCTGCAGGGCGGCCTGGTGTTGACCGTAAACTCGGCAGAGATCGCCAGTCACGCGCTGGAGCAGCAGGCCGCCGAGGACCGCCAGACCAGGCCACTGAGGGCGGCGGCCGCCCAGGTGCTCAGCTCCATACAGGAGTTCCACGTCTTCCACAGTACGTGA
- the LOC126424922 gene encoding uncharacterized protein LOC126424922 isoform X1 — protein MPFSLSCTMIKLVLVVNAAGKVRLSKFYDPRPAEPQSQQRLTRGLHSRLAARQKHNCSFFDVSDLLGPDSTAVYRRYADLFVVFVADGAESPLATVDLIQEFVDAVDRCFGLACELDFVYHADQVHHILNEVLQGGLVLTVNSAEIASHALEQQAAEDRQTRPLRAAAAQVLSSIQEFHVFHST, from the coding sequence GTGCACCATGATCAAGCTGGTGCTGGTGGTGAACGCGGCCGGGAAGGTGCGGCTGAGCAAGTTCTACGACCCGCGGCCGGCCGAGCCCCAGTCGCAGCAGCGGCTCACCCGCGGCCTGCACTCGCGCCTCGCCGCGCGCCAGAAGCACAACTGCAGCTTCTTCGACGTCAGCGACCTCTTGGGCCCCGACTCCACGGCCGTCTACCGCCGCTACGCAGACCTGTTCGTCGTCTTCGTGGCCGACGGCGCCGAGTCGCCGCTCGCCACGGTGGACCTCATCCAAGAGTTCGTGGACGCCGTCGACCGCTGCTTCGGCCTGGCGTGTGAGCTGGACTTCGTGTACCACGCGGACCAGGTGCACCACATCCTGAACGAGGTGCTGCAGGGCGGCCTGGTGTTGACCGTAAACTCGGCAGAGATCGCCAGTCACGCGCTGGAGCAGCAGGCCGCCGAGGACCGCCAGACCAGGCCACTGAGGGCGGCGGCCGCCCAGGTGCTCAGCTCCATACAGGAGTTCCACGTCTTCCACAGTACGTGA